A portion of the Bifidobacterium lemurum genome contains these proteins:
- a CDS encoding glycoside hydrolase family 3 N-terminal domain-containing protein encodes MGEKNKTALVVRIVKTVISVAVAAVIIVAMVMINPQLSTNKLISSLMGYNHQSVDNGNADTSGVNTEYYTADYTQDNIRAAEDDLYDRIAEDGTVLLKNDNDTLPMSTDTTFSFFSANSVDGSSLTKGYLGVQETVTLKDAFTAAGFGVNETLWNYYESGAGADYGLASGSINYGDAEDFRINEAPLSALESESGLLESVEGTTPVYVLNRVVGEGRDMPRSMYNHADSQEDKEKSYIELDSTEEEILQYLNDNYDNVILLVKSSAGMELGWVEQYPSIHAIVYSQDVTNALAKVFSGEVNPSGKTVDTFAADALASPAAQNFGSFQYVDEDGNLTKYNYVDYAEGIYVGYKYYETRYEDKVLGQGNAGDYDYAAEVVYPFGYGLSYTDFEWTDFAVSNDGDEFTATVTVTNTGDVAGKDVVELYAQSPYTDYDKANAVEKASVSLVGFGKTAELQPGESETVEITFAKDQLKSYDYTTAKTYILDAGEYRFTAATDANAAVNNILADKGMTVADGMTAEGDAALVSSWTPQNTEVDTTTFATDTETGVEITNLFDDASDPEVTYLTRSDWTGTFPQRYGEASDEINTWGNEINCTDADGNNASCTWVKPASDELIAQLDSTDSGTDVDRDSITDTPTFGANNGLTVADMRGLDYDDAQWDDLLDQLTKDDYTQLIYFSGYGVDYISSVQKPFQTDADAANGWFYGGTGKGYPSIMMLAQTWNADLAEELGEMMGNEALLGGADGWYAPAMNIHRTPFSGRNGEYYSEDPFMSGMMASLEVKGAASKGVYSYIKHFALNDQENHRGDRPGNYSVTTWSNEQAIREMYVKPFEMCMKLGDQEINYVKQNADGTYENATAEVPVSMALMTSFNRVGATWAGGNHSLIQELVRDEWGFNGLIITDNANTGVFMSPYQMLEAGADIKLLNVSEDPSGEELDLNDSATYHYARQAMHHLLYTVANTKCMNGAMPGAKFTFYNQMKVMQVAFNTVCGVLLALLAFFSVWRWLPWTIRRVAARKQRRADRRAAKKEAKANNQ; translated from the coding sequence ATGGGCGAGAAGAACAAGACGGCTTTGGTCGTGCGCATCGTCAAAACCGTGATCTCCGTGGCCGTGGCCGCGGTGATCATCGTGGCGATGGTGATGATCAATCCGCAGCTGAGCACCAACAAACTCATCTCCAGCTTGATGGGCTACAACCATCAAAGCGTCGACAACGGCAATGCCGACACCAGCGGTGTGAACACGGAGTACTACACCGCCGACTACACGCAGGACAACATCCGCGCGGCGGAGGACGATCTCTACGACCGCATCGCCGAAGACGGCACCGTGCTGCTGAAGAACGACAACGACACACTGCCGATGTCCACCGACACCACATTCAGCTTCTTCAGCGCCAACAGTGTGGACGGCTCGTCGCTGACCAAGGGATATCTGGGAGTCCAGGAAACCGTGACCCTCAAGGACGCGTTCACCGCCGCCGGATTCGGCGTCAACGAGACGCTGTGGAACTACTACGAGTCCGGCGCGGGCGCCGACTACGGCTTGGCGTCCGGCTCCATCAACTATGGCGACGCCGAGGACTTCCGCATCAACGAGGCGCCGCTGTCCGCCCTCGAAAGCGAAAGCGGACTGCTGGAATCCGTCGAGGGAACCACTCCGGTCTACGTGCTCAACCGTGTGGTGGGCGAAGGCCGTGACATGCCCCGCTCGATGTACAACCACGCCGACAGCCAGGAGGACAAGGAGAAGAGCTACATCGAGCTCGACTCCACCGAAGAGGAGATCCTGCAATACCTCAACGACAACTACGACAACGTGATCCTGCTGGTCAAGTCCAGCGCGGGCATGGAGCTCGGCTGGGTGGAGCAGTATCCCAGCATCCACGCCATCGTGTATTCGCAGGACGTCACCAACGCGTTGGCCAAGGTGTTCTCCGGCGAGGTGAACCCCTCCGGCAAGACGGTCGATACCTTCGCCGCCGACGCGCTCGCTTCGCCGGCCGCCCAGAACTTCGGCAGCTTCCAGTATGTCGACGAGGACGGCAACCTCACCAAGTACAACTATGTGGACTACGCCGAGGGCATCTACGTGGGCTACAAGTATTACGAGACCCGCTATGAGGACAAGGTGCTGGGCCAGGGCAACGCCGGCGACTACGACTACGCCGCCGAGGTCGTGTATCCCTTCGGCTACGGCCTGAGCTACACCGATTTCGAGTGGACCGACTTCGCGGTGTCCAACGACGGCGATGAGTTCACCGCCACCGTGACCGTGACCAACACCGGTGACGTGGCCGGCAAGGACGTGGTGGAACTCTATGCGCAGAGCCCCTACACCGACTATGACAAGGCCAACGCCGTGGAGAAGGCGTCCGTGAGCCTGGTCGGCTTCGGTAAAACCGCGGAACTCCAGCCCGGTGAAAGCGAAACCGTGGAGATCACCTTCGCCAAGGACCAGCTCAAGTCGTACGACTACACCACCGCGAAAACCTACATCCTCGACGCTGGAGAATACCGTTTCACCGCCGCGACCGACGCGAACGCCGCGGTGAACAATATTCTGGCCGACAAGGGCATGACCGTGGCCGACGGCATGACCGCCGAAGGCGACGCCGCTCTGGTCTCCAGCTGGACTCCCCAGAACACGGAGGTCGACACCACCACCTTCGCCACCGACACTGAAACCGGCGTTGAAATCACCAACCTGTTCGATGACGCCTCCGATCCGGAGGTCACCTATCTGACCCGTTCCGACTGGACCGGCACGTTCCCGCAACGTTACGGCGAGGCTTCGGATGAGATCAACACCTGGGGCAACGAGATCAACTGCACGGACGCAGACGGCAACAACGCCTCCTGCACGTGGGTCAAACCCGCCAGCGACGAGCTGATCGCCCAGTTGGACAGCACCGATTCCGGCACCGACGTGGATCGCGACTCAATCACGGACACCCCGACCTTCGGCGCGAACAATGGTCTGACGGTCGCTGACATGCGCGGACTCGACTACGACGACGCCCAGTGGGACGACCTGCTCGACCAGCTCACCAAGGACGACTACACCCAGCTGATTTACTTCTCCGGCTATGGCGTGGACTACATCAGCTCGGTCCAGAAGCCCTTCCAGACCGACGCCGACGCCGCCAACGGCTGGTTCTACGGCGGCACCGGCAAGGGATATCCCAGCATCATGATGCTCGCGCAGACCTGGAACGCCGATCTGGCCGAGGAGCTCGGCGAGATGATGGGCAACGAGGCGCTGCTGGGCGGTGCGGACGGATGGTACGCGCCGGCGATGAACATCCACCGCACCCCTTTCTCCGGCCGTAACGGCGAATACTATTCCGAGGATCCCTTCATGTCCGGCATGATGGCCTCGTTGGAGGTCAAGGGCGCGGCGAGCAAGGGCGTCTACTCCTACATCAAGCATTTCGCGCTCAACGATCAGGAGAACCACCGCGGCGACCGTCCGGGCAATTATTCCGTGACCACCTGGTCGAACGAGCAGGCGATCCGCGAGATGTACGTCAAGCCCTTCGAGATGTGCATGAAGCTCGGCGACCAGGAGATCAACTACGTCAAACAGAACGCGGACGGCACCTATGAGAACGCCACCGCCGAGGTTCCGGTCTCCATGGCGCTGATGACCTCCTTCAACCGCGTCGGCGCGACGTGGGCGGGCGGCAACCACTCGCTGATCCAGGAGCTGGTGCGTGACGAATGGGGCTTCAACGGCCTGATCATCACGGACAATGCGAACACCGGCGTGTTCATGAGCCCCTACCAGATGCTGGAGGCCGGAGCGGATATCAAGTTACTCAACGTCTCGGAGGACCCCTCCGGCGAGGAGCTCGACCTGAACGATTCCGCGACCTACCATTACGCCCGTCAGGCCATGCACCACCTGCTGTACACCGTGGCGAACACGAAGTGCATGAACGGCGCGATGCCAGGTGCCAAGTTCACCTTCTACAACCAGATGAAGGTGATGCAGGTCGCCTTCAACACGGTGTGCGGCGTGCTGCTCGCCCTGCTGGCCTTCTTCTCCGTGTGGCGCTGGCTGCCGTGGACGATCCGCCGCGTCGCCGCCCGCAAACAGCGCCGCGCCGATCGTAGGGCCGCGAAGAAGGAGGCCAAAGCCAACAACCAGTAA
- a CDS encoding glycoside hydrolase family 3 N-terminal domain-containing protein has translation MAKNKVRKKMSNKVFLALWIPLVVILTAVTLVANVAIGAFHSTIENFMGGGTYTAENASDQQDWDTTYYEQEYDSIEEAMAASTGTINIIAEEGMVLLKNDGSLPLEPTKVTLLGRGAADPIYGGTGSGHTQTDEVIDIKTSLEDAGYEVNPTPYAQLAQYAEEHSTENGGRISISFLPGEDNSTYYIGEMPVDQYSQESLDSFDEYAGAGIVVIGRVGGEGGDLPRDMEGWDENYVDGQHILELNQDEKDQIALAKQHFDKVVVLVNASTSLELGELEDDPEINAIVQTGAPGATGFSAIGKILSGEVNPSGHTVDLFAADFTQDPTFVNFGNNEYANDSEDAKGYFVNYEEGIYYGYRYYETAAEEGFIDYDAAVVYPFGYGLSYTTFDWEVVGQELGDVDGDIELQVKVTNTGDMAGKDVVQMYYTAPYITGGIEKSHVVLGDFVKTDELAPGESQTITLSMPVEQMASYDFVDAQAYVMDAGTYEIKLQTDSHNLKDGVDVIDYNLADTVVFSDGRDSDDTAATNQFDDVSEPFLDGSKTTLSRADFAGTFPQTPDEADMTASEETLAAMQPYDATAENAGVEAEMPTTGADNDVRFSSLRGLDYDDELWDTFLDQLTVEEMSELVLDGAYRTNGIERLGKPGAVDYDGPAGFSSFINTSVYGSAFPTAVLIGQTWSEELAHELGNAAGDEAMALGINGWYAPAVNIHRSPFAGRNFEYYSEDPVLSGVLATSVVEGAGEKGVYTYTKHFALNDQETNRDQNGLFTWANEQTIREIYLKPFEIVVKTSQIEVPYLTEDGERQTTTVGALGIMSSFNRLGNTWSGGSSALLNNVLRAEWGFEGTVVTDMAAVSAYMSPDWGIAGGSDLQLSWMTMKPITDSTSAIAVERLRTASHNILYTAVNSNLMNGYAPGASMKYHPALWETMVKVVTGVMVLLIAASIAWMVIRVRRNRKPKAVLSVTSTGADEPLGGADAPNQSAE, from the coding sequence ATGGCAAAAAACAAGGTTCGAAAGAAGATGTCCAACAAGGTGTTCCTCGCCTTGTGGATTCCACTGGTGGTGATTCTCACCGCCGTCACGCTGGTGGCCAACGTCGCCATTGGCGCGTTCCACAGCACAATCGAGAATTTTATGGGCGGCGGCACGTATACCGCGGAAAATGCCAGCGACCAGCAGGACTGGGACACCACCTACTATGAGCAGGAGTACGACTCCATCGAAGAGGCGATGGCCGCCTCGACCGGCACCATCAACATCATCGCCGAAGAAGGCATGGTGCTGTTGAAGAACGACGGCAGCCTGCCGTTGGAGCCGACCAAGGTCACGCTGCTGGGCCGCGGTGCCGCCGATCCAATCTACGGCGGCACCGGCTCCGGACACACGCAAACCGATGAGGTCATCGACATCAAAACGTCGCTGGAAGACGCCGGCTATGAGGTCAATCCCACGCCGTACGCGCAGCTTGCCCAGTACGCCGAGGAACATTCCACGGAGAACGGCGGCCGCATCAGCATATCGTTCCTGCCCGGCGAGGACAATTCCACGTACTACATCGGCGAAATGCCGGTGGACCAGTACTCCCAGGAATCTTTGGATTCGTTCGATGAGTACGCCGGTGCCGGCATCGTGGTGATCGGTCGCGTGGGCGGCGAAGGCGGCGATCTGCCCCGCGATATGGAGGGCTGGGATGAGAACTATGTCGACGGGCAGCATATTCTCGAACTCAACCAGGACGAGAAGGATCAGATCGCCCTTGCCAAGCAGCATTTCGACAAGGTGGTCGTGCTGGTGAACGCCTCCACGTCGCTGGAACTCGGCGAATTGGAGGATGATCCGGAGATCAACGCGATCGTGCAGACCGGCGCCCCGGGTGCCACCGGTTTCAGCGCCATCGGTAAAATCCTGTCCGGCGAAGTGAATCCGTCCGGCCACACCGTCGACCTGTTCGCCGCGGACTTCACCCAGGATCCGACGTTCGTGAATTTCGGCAACAATGAGTATGCGAACGACTCCGAGGACGCCAAGGGCTACTTCGTCAACTATGAGGAAGGCATCTATTACGGCTACCGTTATTACGAAACGGCCGCCGAAGAAGGATTCATCGATTATGATGCGGCCGTCGTGTACCCGTTCGGATACGGCCTGAGCTACACCACCTTCGACTGGGAAGTGGTGGGCCAGGAGCTCGGTGACGTGGACGGCGACATCGAATTGCAGGTCAAGGTGACCAACACCGGCGATATGGCGGGCAAGGACGTGGTGCAGATGTACTACACCGCCCCGTACATCACCGGCGGCATCGAGAAATCGCATGTGGTGCTGGGCGATTTCGTCAAAACCGACGAACTCGCGCCGGGCGAATCGCAGACCATCACGCTGTCCATGCCGGTGGAGCAGATGGCCTCCTATGATTTCGTTGACGCCCAGGCGTACGTGATGGACGCCGGCACTTACGAAATCAAGCTGCAGACCGATTCACACAACCTCAAGGACGGTGTGGACGTCATCGATTACAATCTCGCCGATACGGTCGTGTTCAGCGACGGACGCGATAGCGACGACACCGCCGCGACCAACCAGTTCGACGACGTGTCCGAACCGTTCCTGGACGGCAGCAAAACCACGCTCTCGCGAGCCGATTTCGCCGGCACCTTCCCGCAGACGCCCGACGAAGCGGATATGACGGCTTCCGAAGAGACGCTCGCCGCCATGCAGCCGTATGACGCGACCGCCGAAAACGCGGGAGTCGAAGCTGAGATGCCGACGACCGGCGCGGATAACGATGTGCGGTTCTCATCGCTTCGCGGACTTGATTACGACGATGAGCTGTGGGACACGTTCCTCGACCAGCTCACCGTGGAGGAAATGTCCGAACTGGTGCTCGACGGCGCATACCGCACGAACGGCATCGAACGCCTCGGAAAGCCGGGCGCGGTCGATTACGACGGTCCCGCCGGCTTCAGCTCCTTCATCAACACCAGCGTGTATGGATCCGCATTCCCCACGGCGGTGCTGATCGGACAGACGTGGAGTGAGGAGCTCGCCCATGAGCTCGGCAACGCGGCCGGTGACGAGGCCATGGCGTTGGGCATCAACGGCTGGTATGCGCCCGCGGTCAACATCCACCGTTCGCCGTTCGCCGGCCGCAACTTCGAATACTATTCGGAGGACCCGGTGCTATCCGGCGTGCTGGCCACCTCGGTCGTCGAGGGTGCGGGCGAAAAGGGCGTATATACCTACACCAAGCATTTCGCGCTCAACGACCAGGAGACCAACCGCGATCAGAACGGCCTGTTCACGTGGGCGAACGAGCAGACGATCCGCGAGATCTATCTCAAGCCCTTCGAAATCGTGGTCAAGACCAGCCAAATCGAAGTGCCCTATCTGACCGAGGATGGCGAACGCCAGACCACAACGGTGGGCGCGCTGGGCATCATGAGCTCGTTCAACCGTCTCGGCAACACATGGAGCGGCGGCTCGTCCGCGCTGCTGAACAACGTGTTGCGCGCGGAGTGGGGCTTCGAAGGCACCGTCGTGACGGATATGGCGGCGGTCAGCGCCTACATGTCCCCCGATTGGGGCATCGCGGGCGGTTCGGACCTGCAACTGTCGTGGATGACGATGAAGCCGATCACGGATTCCACCAGCGCCATCGCGGTCGAACGTCTGCGCACGGCTTCGCACAATATCCTCTACACCGCCGTGAACTCCAATCTGATGAACGGATATGCTCCCGGTGCCTCGATGAAGTATCATCCGGCTTTGTGGGAGACCATGGTGAAGGTCGTGACGGGCGTGATGGTGCTGCTTATCGCAGCCTCGATCGCATGGATGGTGATTCGCGTGCGTCGCAATCGCAAGCCCAAAGCGGTGCTGAGCGTGACGTCCACCGGGGCGGACGAGCCGCTCGGCGGGGCGGATGCTCCGAACCAATCGGCCGAATAA
- the mscL gene encoding large conductance mechanosensitive channel protein MscL, translating to MIEGFKKFIARGNMIDMAVGVVMGGAVTTVVNAIVDSLINPLIAMIFGKPNMDGLLAFTFNNATISFGAVLGAALNFLIIAVAVYFFVLVPINKIRDMSAAMLASKKAAGDSEAAEEQQKTLSPEEQTVILLEQIRDQLAAAPKPQR from the coding sequence ATGATCGAAGGTTTTAAGAAATTCATCGCCCGCGGCAATATGATCGACATGGCGGTCGGCGTGGTCATGGGCGGCGCGGTGACCACTGTGGTCAACGCCATCGTCGACAGCCTGATCAACCCGCTGATCGCCATGATCTTCGGCAAACCCAATATGGACGGCCTGCTGGCCTTCACCTTCAACAACGCCACCATCTCGTTCGGCGCGGTGTTGGGCGCGGCGCTCAACTTCCTGATCATCGCCGTGGCCGTCTACTTCTTCGTGCTCGTGCCGATCAATAAGATCCGCGACATGTCCGCGGCGATGCTCGCCTCCAAGAAAGCCGCCGGCGACAGCGAAGCGGCTGAGGAGCAGCAGAAAACTCTGAGCCCTGAAGAGCAGACCGTGATCCTGCTTGAGCAGATTCGCGACCAGCTGGCCGCCGCCCCAAAACCGCAGAGGTGA
- a CDS encoding M48 family metallopeptidase, with product MTLNIDGLEIEVTRKSIKNMYVRVRPPDGRVTISAPYRMPQRQIEDFVRQHRPWVDRQRRKIIDAHREGLARIGALPDASRDPAAGKSAMSGGTGVPSQRQSVEDGERPTDSASIWTEQRRREAAAVIESALPALLSHWGPIIGRTPTHVTLRLMTSRWGSCTPSTGRIRLNLQLGLMEPRFLEYVLVHEMTHLWARGHGAEFQRRMGEYLPNWRRIRRELNRQAIV from the coding sequence ATGACTTTGAACATAGATGGGCTGGAAATCGAAGTGACCAGGAAATCCATCAAAAACATGTATGTGAGGGTCCGCCCGCCGGACGGGCGCGTGACCATATCCGCGCCATACCGCATGCCGCAGCGGCAAATCGAGGATTTTGTCCGGCAGCATCGCCCGTGGGTCGATCGCCAACGGCGAAAGATCATCGACGCGCACAGGGAGGGGTTGGCTCGGATCGGTGCGTTGCCGGATGCCTCCCGCGACCCGGCGGCAGGCAAATCCGCAATGTCTGGGGGAACTGGCGTTCCATCCCAGCGCCAATCCGTCGAAGATGGCGAACGCCCCACCGATTCCGCCTCGATATGGACCGAGCAAAGACGGCGTGAAGCTGCGGCCGTCATCGAATCGGCGTTGCCCGCGCTGCTTTCCCATTGGGGGCCGATTATCGGACGCACTCCCACCCATGTCACCCTGCGTCTGATGACGTCGCGCTGGGGGTCATGCACACCGAGCACCGGGCGCATCCGCCTCAACCTGCAGTTGGGACTGATGGAGCCGCGGTTTTTGGAGTACGTGTTGGTGCATGAGATGACGCATCTGTGGGCGCGCGGGCATGGCGCGGAATTTCAGCGGAGGATGGGCGAGTATCTGCCCAATTGGCGACGAATCAGGCGCGAGCTCAACCGCCAGGCGATTGTCTGA
- a CDS encoding DUF5692 family protein: MLFQVYGDNAVFQWIGWILVFCCLLGANELARRTKTGGIVAFVVIPAILTVYFITIYVAAAAGAEWALTNPTYVHMTSWFHYAKLYAATAGCIGFMALKYKWGSIGKSEWFKCFPFVIVAINILIAVVSDFESAIRAWGTTWVSTEGVTLMGGWHNVFNGVAGLINIACMTGWFGIYVSKKKQDMLWPDMTWVFIVAYDLWNFCYTYNCLPTHAWYCGLALLLAPTVANALWNKGGWIQNRANTLAMWCMFAQVFPMFQDYSVFSTQSVNDPNVNLAVSIVALVANIAALTYILVRAKKQGVNPWLKEVFKGTRDYEQAIARAE, translated from the coding sequence ATGTTGTTCCAGGTCTACGGCGACAACGCCGTGTTCCAATGGATCGGCTGGATCCTCGTGTTCTGCTGTCTGCTCGGTGCCAACGAACTGGCCCGCCGCACCAAAACCGGAGGCATCGTCGCTTTCGTGGTGATTCCGGCGATTCTCACCGTCTACTTCATCACCATCTACGTAGCCGCCGCGGCCGGCGCCGAGTGGGCGCTGACCAACCCGACCTACGTGCATATGACCAGCTGGTTCCACTACGCCAAGCTCTATGCGGCCACCGCCGGCTGCATCGGCTTCATGGCCCTCAAATACAAATGGGGCAGCATCGGCAAATCCGAATGGTTCAAATGCTTCCCGTTCGTGATCGTGGCCATCAACATCCTCATCGCCGTCGTCTCCGACTTCGAGTCCGCCATCCGCGCATGGGGCACCACCTGGGTCTCCACCGAAGGCGTGACTCTGATGGGCGGCTGGCACAACGTGTTCAACGGCGTCGCAGGCCTCATCAACATCGCCTGCATGACCGGCTGGTTCGGCATCTACGTGAGCAAGAAGAAGCAGGATATGCTCTGGCCCGACATGACCTGGGTGTTCATCGTCGCCTACGATCTGTGGAACTTCTGCTACACCTACAACTGCCTGCCCACCCACGCCTGGTATTGCGGCCTGGCGCTGCTGCTCGCGCCCACCGTGGCGAACGCGCTGTGGAACAAGGGCGGATGGATCCAGAACCGCGCCAACACGCTCGCCATGTGGTGCATGTTCGCGCAGGTGTTCCCGATGTTCCAGGATTATTCCGTGTTCTCCACCCAGTCCGTGAACGACCCGAACGTGAACCTCGCGGTTTCGATCGTCGCGCTGGTCGCCAATATCGCCGCGCTCACCTACATTCTGGTGCGCGCAAAGAAGCAGGGCGTCAACCCCTGGCTCAAGGAGGTCTTCAAGGGCACGCGCGACTACGAGCAGGCCATCGCCCGCGCCGAATAG
- a CDS encoding ATP-binding protein, with the protein MTLFPFAYFYPFIVELLCATALFSTHFAWRRSWRLVLIPVAVCVCAPAFTLFLTGLNGGASWRSDRIALYHALCAVVVIALIRCCTRASWLESSIAVVLGYAVQHMASDVATLVWLACGYDIYEGYYSGHGMQRLAIYAVLYCMVYLCVGRHSRIDHEKIRSGAMWIIAGVAVLILVIVAHLALIRQLPESAQAVGYFYDLLCTMLSLCMLLLVSANDRLSTDLALLRQADRLKQEHYELTRETIDLINIKCHDFRKSVATLYAENGAPPSADAVRKVEDSLRVYDAIFQTGSDSLDVILTEKSLYCSAHGITLDCMADGRDLGFLDDADLYSLFGNILDNAIEAVRQLDDGDRRVIDMTVKTVGGLLTIEERNFYRGTLSFQDGLPVTTKEDRRYHGFGMRSIVNQVRQHHGEMNVRADDGVFSLTIVIPLP; encoded by the coding sequence ATGACGCTGTTCCCATTCGCGTATTTTTACCCGTTCATCGTCGAGCTGTTATGTGCGACGGCGCTGTTCTCCACGCATTTCGCATGGCGTCGTTCCTGGCGGCTGGTGCTGATTCCGGTGGCGGTATGCGTATGCGCTCCCGCTTTCACGCTGTTTTTGACGGGGTTGAACGGCGGCGCAAGCTGGAGATCCGACCGGATAGCGTTGTATCACGCTCTATGCGCGGTTGTGGTCATCGCACTGATCCGTTGCTGCACGCGCGCCTCTTGGCTGGAATCGTCGATCGCCGTCGTGCTCGGCTATGCCGTGCAGCACATGGCCTCCGATGTGGCGACGTTGGTATGGCTCGCCTGTGGGTACGACATCTACGAGGGGTACTACTCGGGGCATGGAATGCAGCGTCTCGCCATATATGCGGTGCTGTATTGCATGGTCTACCTGTGTGTGGGGCGGCATTCCCGCATCGACCATGAGAAGATTCGCAGCGGCGCCATGTGGATCATCGCCGGTGTCGCCGTGTTGATATTGGTGATTGTGGCGCATCTGGCGCTGATTCGGCAGCTTCCGGAATCGGCGCAGGCGGTCGGTTATTTCTATGATTTGTTATGTACGATGCTGAGTTTGTGCATGCTGCTGCTGGTTTCCGCCAATGACAGGCTTTCGACCGACCTGGCCCTGCTTAGGCAGGCGGATCGGCTGAAACAGGAGCATTATGAACTGACCCGCGAGACCATCGACCTGATCAATATCAAATGCCATGATTTCCGCAAATCGGTGGCCACATTGTATGCGGAGAACGGCGCACCGCCATCGGCGGACGCCGTGCGCAAAGTGGAGGACAGCCTGCGCGTGTACGACGCGATCTTCCAAACCGGCAGCGATTCGCTGGATGTGATTCTCACCGAGAAAAGCCTGTATTGCTCCGCGCATGGCATCACGCTCGACTGCATGGCCGACGGCCGTGATTTGGGGTTTCTCGACGATGCGGACCTCTACTCCCTGTTCGGCAACATTCTCGACAACGCCATCGAAGCGGTGCGGCAATTGGACGATGGGGACCGGCGCGTGATCGACATGACGGTGAAAACGGTCGGCGGCCTGCTCACCATCGAAGAGCGGAACTTCTATCGGGGAACGCTGTCGTTCCAAGACGGGCTGCCCGTCACCACCAAAGAAGACCGGCGGTACCACGGTTTCGGCATGCGTTCCATCGTCAACCAGGTGCGCCAGCATCACGGTGAGATGAACGTGCGGGCGGATGATGGCGTGTTTTCGCTGACGATCGTCATCCCCCTGCCCTGA
- a CDS encoding LytR/AlgR family response regulator transcription factor: protein MITIAIVDDEAADAAQTTELVDRYYEHDSSRYAITRYADGESFLNQYSAQFDVIFLDVDMPGMDGMEVATRLRELDAHVVLVFTTKVVRYAATGYDVDAIGYLLKPLKYFPFALKMRKIEELVAQRRNVTVTLSIEGETHFLSSHDIQYVEVMRHEVTYHTADGAWKVWSSLKEATESLAEANFAPCNRYCLVNLEWVKAVVGDEVIVGGNRLPISRAKKKPLMQALADYYGGRG, encoded by the coding sequence GTGATCACCATCGCGATCGTGGATGACGAGGCCGCCGACGCCGCGCAGACCACGGAACTCGTGGACCGGTACTACGAGCATGACTCCTCGCGCTACGCCATCACGCGCTACGCCGACGGCGAGTCCTTCCTCAACCAATACTCGGCGCAATTTGACGTGATCTTCCTGGACGTCGACATGCCCGGCATGGACGGCATGGAGGTCGCGACGCGCCTGCGCGAACTCGACGCGCATGTGGTGCTGGTCTTCACCACGAAAGTGGTGCGCTACGCCGCCACCGGCTATGACGTGGACGCCATCGGCTACCTGCTCAAACCGTTGAAATACTTTCCCTTCGCGCTCAAAATGCGAAAAATCGAGGAACTGGTCGCCCAACGACGGAACGTGACCGTCACCCTCTCCATCGAAGGCGAAACGCACTTCCTCTCATCGCATGATATTCAGTACGTGGAGGTTATGCGCCACGAGGTGACCTACCACACGGCCGACGGCGCATGGAAGGTGTGGAGCAGTCTCAAAGAGGCGACGGAATCGCTCGCCGAGGCGAACTTCGCGCCCTGCAACCGTTACTGCCTGGTCAACCTTGAATGGGTCAAAGCCGTGGTCGGCGACGAGGTGATCGTCGGCGGGAACAGACTGCCCATCAGTCGAGCGAAGAAGAAACCCCTCATGCAGGCGCTCGCCGACTATTACGGAGGGCGGGGATGA